The following are encoded in a window of Oncorhynchus keta strain PuntledgeMale-10-30-2019 chromosome 10, Oket_V2, whole genome shotgun sequence genomic DNA:
- the LOC118389135 gene encoding catalase-like isoform X7 — protein MDENRGKATDQMKLWKEGRSAQRPDNLTTGAGHPIGDKLNIITAGPRGPLLVQDTPFIDEMAHFDRERIPERVVHAKGGGAFGYFEVTHDISRYCKAKVFEHVGKTTPIAIRFSTVAGESGSADTVRDPRGFAVKFYTDEGNWDLTGNNTPIFFIRDAMLFPSFVHSQKRNPQTHLKDPDMVWDFWSLRPECMHQVSFLFSDRGLPDGFRHMNGYGSHTFKLVNAERQPVYCKFHYKTNQGIKNLKPEDAERLASTDPDYAIRDLYTSIANGKFPSWSFYIQVMTFDQAEKFQWNPFDLTKVWSHKEYPLIPVGRLVLNRNPANYFAEIEQLAFDPSNMPPGIEPSPDKMLQGRLFSYPDTHRHRLGTNYLQLPVNCPFRTRVANYQRDGPMCMFDNQAGAPNYFPNSFSAPEAQRQHVETRFKVSPDVGRYNSADDDNVTQVRTFFTEVLNEEERQRLCQNMAGALKGAQVFIQKRWVQNLMAVHADYGNGVQTLLKNTEPTKDTVRVYTRGGASTIAASSKM, from the exons ATGGACGAGAATAGAGGGAAAGCAACCGACCAAATGAAACTATGGAAAGAGGGCCGAAGCGCTcag AGGCCAGACAACCTGACCACTGGTGCTGGTCACCCGATAGGGGACAAGTTGAATATAATAACAGCGGGTCCCCGGGGGCCCCTCCTAGTGCAGGACACCCCGTTCATAGACGAGATGGCCCACTTTGACCGCGAGCGCATCCCAGAGAGGGTGGTGCATGCCAAGGGAGGCG GAGCTTTTGGGTACTTTGAGGTGACACATGACATCTCTCGCTACTGCAAGGCCAAGGTGTTTGAGCATGTGGGCAAGACCACACCTATCGCCATTCGCTTTTCCACCGTGG CTGGGGAATCAGGCTCAGCTGACACAGTGCGAGACCCACGTGGCTTTGCAGTCAAGTTCTACACTGACGAGGGCAACTGGGACCTTACTGGCAACAACACCCCCATCTTCTTTATCAGGGACGCCATGCTG TTCCCATCCTTCGTCCACTCTCAGAAGCGCAACCCCCAGACTCACCTGAAGGACCCAGACATGGTGTGGGATTTCTGGAGCCTGCGGCCTGAGTGTATGCATCAG GTGTCCTTCCTGTTCAGTGACCGTGGTCTGCCCGACGGCTTCCGCCACATGAATGGCTATGGATCCCACACCTTCAAGCTGGTCAACGCCGAGCGTCAGCCCGTCTACTGCAAGTTCCACTACAAG acCAACCAGGGTATCAAGAACTTGAAGCCTGAGGATGCCGAGCGCCTGGCCTCCACCGACCCGGACTACGCCATCCGAGACCTTTACACCTCCATCGCCAACGGCAAATTCCCCTCCTGGTCATTCTACATCCAGGTCATGACCTTTGACCAGGCTGAGAAGTTCCAGTGGAACCCCTTTGACCTGACCAAG GTGTGGTCTCACAAGGAGTACCCCCTCATTCCCGTGGGGAGGTTGGTCCTCAACAGAAACCCTGCCAACTACTTTGCTGAGATCGAGCAGCTGGCCTTTGACCCCAGCAATATGCCCCCTGGCATCGAGCCCAGCCCTGACAAGATGCTGCAGGGGCGTCTGTTCTCCTACCCAGACACACATCGCCACCGGCTAGGAACCAACTACCTGCAGCTGCCCGTCAACTGCCCCTTCAGGACCCGTGTGGCCAACTATCAGCGAGACGGGCCCATGTGCATGTTCGACAACCAGGCTGGCGCTCCCAACTACTTCCCCAACAGCTTCAGTGCTCCAGAGGCCCAGCGACAGCACGTGGAAACCAGGTTTAAGGTGTCCCCAGATGTGGGCCGCTACAACAGCGCTGACGATGATAATGTCACACAG GTGCGTACCTTCTTCACCGAGGTGCTGAATGAGGAGGAGCGCCAGAGGCTCTGTCAGAACATGGCTGGTGCCCTGAAGGGAGCTCAAGTCTTCATCCAGAAACGCTGG GTTCAGAATCTGATGGCTGTGCATGCAGACTATGGGAACGGGGTTCAGACCCTACTCAAAAACACTGAGCCCACGAAG gacACTGTGAGAGTGTACACCCGCGGAGGTGCCTCTACCATCGCTGCCTCCTCCAAGATGTGA
- the LOC118389135 gene encoding catalase-like isoform X12, with amino-acid sequence MDENRGKATDQMKLWKEGRSAQRPDNLTTGAGHPIGDKLNIITAGPRGPLLVQDTPFIDEMAHFDRERIPERVVHAKGGGAFGYFEVTHDISRYCKAKVFEHVGKTTPIAIRFSTVAGESGSADTVRDPRGFAVKFYTDEGNWDLTGNNTPIFFIRDAMLFPSFVHSQKRNPQTHLKDPDMVWDFWSLRPECMHQVSFLFSDRGLPDGFRHMNGYGSHTFKLVNAERQPVYCKFHYKTNQGIKNLKPEDAERLASTDPDYAIRDLYTSIANGKFPSWSFYIQVMTFDQAEKFQWNPFDLTKVWSHKEYPLIPVGRLVLNRNPANYFAEIEQLAFDPSNMPPGIEPSPDKMLQGRLFSYPDTHRHRLGTNYLQLPVNCPFRTRVANYQRDGPMCMFDNQAGAPNYFPNSFSAPEAQRQHVETRFKVSPDVGRYNSADDDNVTQVRTFFTEVLNEEERQRLCQNMAGALKGAQVFIQKRWCLVESRLNQVIILLQGSESDGCACRLWERGSDPTQKH; translated from the exons ATGGACGAGAATAGAGGGAAAGCAACCGACCAAATGAAACTATGGAAAGAGGGCCGAAGCGCTcag AGGCCAGACAACCTGACCACTGGTGCTGGTCACCCGATAGGGGACAAGTTGAATATAATAACAGCGGGTCCCCGGGGGCCCCTCCTAGTGCAGGACACCCCGTTCATAGACGAGATGGCCCACTTTGACCGCGAGCGCATCCCAGAGAGGGTGGTGCATGCCAAGGGAGGCG GAGCTTTTGGGTACTTTGAGGTGACACATGACATCTCTCGCTACTGCAAGGCCAAGGTGTTTGAGCATGTGGGCAAGACCACACCTATCGCCATTCGCTTTTCCACCGTGG CTGGGGAATCAGGCTCAGCTGACACAGTGCGAGACCCACGTGGCTTTGCAGTCAAGTTCTACACTGACGAGGGCAACTGGGACCTTACTGGCAACAACACCCCCATCTTCTTTATCAGGGACGCCATGCTG TTCCCATCCTTCGTCCACTCTCAGAAGCGCAACCCCCAGACTCACCTGAAGGACCCAGACATGGTGTGGGATTTCTGGAGCCTGCGGCCTGAGTGTATGCATCAG GTGTCCTTCCTGTTCAGTGACCGTGGTCTGCCCGACGGCTTCCGCCACATGAATGGCTATGGATCCCACACCTTCAAGCTGGTCAACGCCGAGCGTCAGCCCGTCTACTGCAAGTTCCACTACAAG acCAACCAGGGTATCAAGAACTTGAAGCCTGAGGATGCCGAGCGCCTGGCCTCCACCGACCCGGACTACGCCATCCGAGACCTTTACACCTCCATCGCCAACGGCAAATTCCCCTCCTGGTCATTCTACATCCAGGTCATGACCTTTGACCAGGCTGAGAAGTTCCAGTGGAACCCCTTTGACCTGACCAAG GTGTGGTCTCACAAGGAGTACCCCCTCATTCCCGTGGGGAGGTTGGTCCTCAACAGAAACCCTGCCAACTACTTTGCTGAGATCGAGCAGCTGGCCTTTGACCCCAGCAATATGCCCCCTGGCATCGAGCCCAGCCCTGACAAGATGCTGCAGGGGCGTCTGTTCTCCTACCCAGACACACATCGCCACCGGCTAGGAACCAACTACCTGCAGCTGCCCGTCAACTGCCCCTTCAGGACCCGTGTGGCCAACTATCAGCGAGACGGGCCCATGTGCATGTTCGACAACCAGGCTGGCGCTCCCAACTACTTCCCCAACAGCTTCAGTGCTCCAGAGGCCCAGCGACAGCACGTGGAAACCAGGTTTAAGGTGTCCCCAGATGTGGGCCGCTACAACAGCGCTGACGATGATAATGTCACACAG GTGCGTACCTTCTTCACCGAGGTGCTGAATGAGGAGGAGCGCCAGAGGCTCTGTCAGAACATGGCTGGTGCCCTGAAGGGAGCTCAAGTCTTCATCCAGAAACGCTGG tgtctggtggaaagcagactgaaccaggttattatcctgctgcaag GTTCAGAATCTGATGGCTGTGCATGCAGACTATGGGAACGGGGTTCAGACCCTACTCAAAAACACTGA
- the LOC118389573 gene encoding dispanin subfamily A member 2b-like produces the protein MDRPPSYQSEFVPMNGNKYMRLEDPHGAPKFQHTVVLGQPQPVVPQPRDHIIWSLCSLVYGNPLCLGMLAVYFSIKSRDRKMVGDLEGARKHGKTARCFNTVTLTLVILGLLFLFIIYGFFIYNISHL, from the exons ATGGATCGACCACCATCATATCAGTCAGAGTTTGTCCCAATGAACGGAAATAAGTACATGCGTCTTGAAGACCCTCACGGAGCGCCCAAGTTCCAACATACCGTCGTCTTGGGACAGCCCCAGCCCGTTGTGCCTCAGCCCAGAGATCACATTATCTGGTCACTTTGCAGCCTCGTGTACGGCAACCCATTATGTCTCGGAATGTTAGCGGTGTATTTCTCCATAAAG TCCAGGGACAGGAAGATGgttggagacttggagggagCAAGAAAACACGGGAAGACTGCACGCTGCTTTAATACTGTGACCCTGACCCTGGTCATCCTCGGGCTGCTCTTCCTCTTCATCATCTATGGTTTCTTCATCTACAACATCTCACACTTGTAG
- the LOC118389574 gene encoding opsin-5-like has protein sequence MTRQLERSDNKMSVNNAFQVANIPWRNNNFTMSNKDPPFSDQGETIIGIYLLVLGWMSWFGNSIVIFVLYKQRGSLQPTDYLTFNLAISDASISVFGYSRGIMEIFNVFRDSGYLVNSIWTCQVDGFFTLVFGLSSINTLTVISVTRYIKGCHPSKAHCITNTTMGMCLIFIWSGAVFWSAAPLLGWGSYTDRGYGTCEIDWVKANYSTVYKSYIISILIFCFFVPVLVMLFSYVSIINTVKRGNAMAAEGDLTDRQRKTERDVTIVSIVICTAFILAWSPYAVVSMWSACGFHVPSLTSIFTRLFAKSASFYNPLIYFGLSSKFRKDVAILLPCTGDGKDTVKLKRFKPKGEAHQGSGRGNGLKAHPHHQKEMKEMKYAPGNPYLLTATKAAPSPDSGVGSPPCTPPANKEMYFIEVPLIEVPHLSDGPEWECDRL, from the exons ATGACTCGGCAGCTGGAACGTTCGGACAACAAAATGTCAGTCAATAATGCTTTTCAAGTGGCTAACATTCCATGGAGGAATAACAATTTTACCATGTCGAATAAAGACCCACCTTTCTCGGATCAAGGGGAGACCATTATAGGAATATACCTGCTGGTTCTAG GTTGGATGTCGTGGTTCGGCAACAGTATCGTGATCTTCGTCCTGTACAAGCAGCGTGGGTCGCTGCAGCCCACGGACTATCTGACCTTTAACCTGGCCATCTCAGACGCCAGTATTTCCGTCTTCGGCTACTCCCGGGGGATCATGGAGATCTTCAATGTGTTCCGGGACAGCGGATACCTGGTTAACTCCATCTGGACATGCCAG GTGGACGGCTTCTTCACCTTGGTCTTTGGCCTCAGCAGCATCAATACTTTGACTGTCATCAGTGTCACAAGATACATCAAGGGATGCCATCCGAGTAAAG CTCACTGCATAACCAACACAACCATGGGCATGTGCCTAATATTCATCTGGTCAGGGGCTGTGTTCTGGTCGGCAGCGCCCCTTCTGGGCTGGGGGAGTTACACAG ATCGCGGATATGGAACGTGTGAAATCGACTGGGTCAAAGCCAACTACTCCACCGTCTACAAGTCCTACATAATCTCCATCCTCATCTTCTGCTTCTTCGTCCCCGTGCTGGTCATGCTCTTCTCCTACGTGtccatcatcaacacagtgaaGAGAGGCAACGCCATGGCCGCCGAGGGAGACCTGACGGACAGGCAGAGGAAGACTGAACGGGACGTCACCATC GTATCCATTGTCATCTGCACAGCATTCATCCTGGCGTGGTCGCCGTACGCCGTGGTCTCCATGTGGTCGGCCTGTGGCTTCCACGTACCCAGCCTCACCAGCATCTTCACCCGCCTCTTTGCCAAGTCGGCCAGCTTCTACAACCCGCTCATCTACTTCGGCCTCAGCTCCAAGTTCCGCAAGGACGTCGCCATCTTGCTGCCTTGCACCGGCGATGGCAAGGACACAGTCAAGCTCAAGCGTTTTAAGCCGAAAGGCGAGGCTCACCAGGGCTCCGGAAGAGGCAATGGACTCAAAGCACATCCTCATCACCAGAAGGAGATGAAGGAGATGAAGTATGCCCCTGGAAATCCGTATCTGCTCACGGCGACTAAGGCTGCCCCAAGCCCAGATTCGGGAGTGGGGAGCCCCCCCTGTACTCCTCCCGCCAACAAGGAGATGTACTTTATCGAGGTGCCCCTTATCGAGGTGCCCCATCTGTCTGATGGACCAGAGTGGGAATGTGACAGACTCTAA
- the LOC118389135 gene encoding catalase-like isoform X1, with protein MDENRGKATDQMKLWKEGRSAQRPDNLTTGAGHPIGDKLNIITAGPRGPLLVQDTPFIDEMAHFDRERIPERVVHAKGGGAFGYFEVTHDISRYCKAKVFEHVGKTTPIAIRFSTVAGESGSADTVRDPRGFAVKFYTDEGNWDLTGNNTPIFFIRDAMLFPSFVHSQKRNPQTHLKDPDMVWDFWSLRPECMHQVSFLFSDRGLPDGFRHMNGYGSHTFKLVNAERQPVYCKFHYKTNQGIKNLKPEDAERLASTDPDYAIRDLYTSIANGKFPSWSFYIQVMTFDQAEKFQWNPFDLTKVWSHKEYPLIPVGRLVLNRNPANYFAEIEQLAFDPSNMPPGIEPSPDKMLQGRLFSYPDTHRHRLGTNYLQLPVNCPFRTRVANYQRDGPMCMFDNQAGAPNYFPNSFSAPEAQRQHVETRFKVSPDVGRYNSADDDNVTQVRTFFTEVLNEEERQRLCQNMAGALKGAQVFIQKRWCLVESRLNQVIILLQGEFISQCLVESRLNQVIILLQGSESDGCACRLWERGSDPTQKH; from the exons ATGGACGAGAATAGAGGGAAAGCAACCGACCAAATGAAACTATGGAAAGAGGGCCGAAGCGCTcag AGGCCAGACAACCTGACCACTGGTGCTGGTCACCCGATAGGGGACAAGTTGAATATAATAACAGCGGGTCCCCGGGGGCCCCTCCTAGTGCAGGACACCCCGTTCATAGACGAGATGGCCCACTTTGACCGCGAGCGCATCCCAGAGAGGGTGGTGCATGCCAAGGGAGGCG GAGCTTTTGGGTACTTTGAGGTGACACATGACATCTCTCGCTACTGCAAGGCCAAGGTGTTTGAGCATGTGGGCAAGACCACACCTATCGCCATTCGCTTTTCCACCGTGG CTGGGGAATCAGGCTCAGCTGACACAGTGCGAGACCCACGTGGCTTTGCAGTCAAGTTCTACACTGACGAGGGCAACTGGGACCTTACTGGCAACAACACCCCCATCTTCTTTATCAGGGACGCCATGCTG TTCCCATCCTTCGTCCACTCTCAGAAGCGCAACCCCCAGACTCACCTGAAGGACCCAGACATGGTGTGGGATTTCTGGAGCCTGCGGCCTGAGTGTATGCATCAG GTGTCCTTCCTGTTCAGTGACCGTGGTCTGCCCGACGGCTTCCGCCACATGAATGGCTATGGATCCCACACCTTCAAGCTGGTCAACGCCGAGCGTCAGCCCGTCTACTGCAAGTTCCACTACAAG acCAACCAGGGTATCAAGAACTTGAAGCCTGAGGATGCCGAGCGCCTGGCCTCCACCGACCCGGACTACGCCATCCGAGACCTTTACACCTCCATCGCCAACGGCAAATTCCCCTCCTGGTCATTCTACATCCAGGTCATGACCTTTGACCAGGCTGAGAAGTTCCAGTGGAACCCCTTTGACCTGACCAAG GTGTGGTCTCACAAGGAGTACCCCCTCATTCCCGTGGGGAGGTTGGTCCTCAACAGAAACCCTGCCAACTACTTTGCTGAGATCGAGCAGCTGGCCTTTGACCCCAGCAATATGCCCCCTGGCATCGAGCCCAGCCCTGACAAGATGCTGCAGGGGCGTCTGTTCTCCTACCCAGACACACATCGCCACCGGCTAGGAACCAACTACCTGCAGCTGCCCGTCAACTGCCCCTTCAGGACCCGTGTGGCCAACTATCAGCGAGACGGGCCCATGTGCATGTTCGACAACCAGGCTGGCGCTCCCAACTACTTCCCCAACAGCTTCAGTGCTCCAGAGGCCCAGCGACAGCACGTGGAAACCAGGTTTAAGGTGTCCCCAGATGTGGGCCGCTACAACAGCGCTGACGATGATAATGTCACACAG GTGCGTACCTTCTTCACCGAGGTGCTGAATGAGGAGGAGCGCCAGAGGCTCTGTCAGAACATGGCTGGTGCCCTGAAGGGAGCTCAAGTCTTCATCCAGAAACGCTGG tgtctggtggaaagcagactgaaccaggttattatcctgctgcaaggtgaattcatctcccagtgtctggtggaaagcagactgaaccaggttattatcctgctgcaag GTTCAGAATCTGATGGCTGTGCATGCAGACTATGGGAACGGGGTTCAGACCCTACTCAAAAACACTGA